The Apium graveolens cultivar Ventura chromosome 6, ASM990537v1, whole genome shotgun sequence genome contains a region encoding:
- the LOC141664767 gene encoding blue copper protein 1a-like, with translation MKLSDSSYKSWMQQCCVANIEIFKYSAGVHNVHRADLASFQSCTPSATSNALTTGNDEITLASEGKKWYLCSKATHCATGNMKLAITVLPEVESPAPPPEISAATAFGSSTQLLWIGAALAALMMMI, from the exons ATGAAGTTATCGGACAGTTCATACAAATCTTGGATGCAACAGTGCTGTGTTGCAAACATAGAAA TTTTCAAGTACTCTGCTGGAGTTCACAATGTTCATAGAGCAGATTTAGCTTCATTCCAGAGCTGCACACCATCCGCAACAAGTAATGCTCTTACTACCGGAAATGATGAAATTACTCTTGCAAGTGAAGGCAAAAAATGGTATTTGTGCAGCAAAGCTACTCATTGTGCCACCGGAAATATGAAGCTTGCAATAACAGTGTTGCCTGAGGTTGAATCTCCTGCGCCACCACCTGAAATTTCTGCAGCTACTGCATTTGGAAGTTCTACACAATTGTTATGGATTGGTGCAGCACTGGCAGCACTTATGATGATGATTTAA
- the LOC141668662 gene encoding blue copper protein 1a-like, which yields MASTSLLVAFAIISAIVAPALATDFVVGDENGWTTNFDYKTWAASKEFHVGDRLIFKYTSGVHNVHRADLASFQECKQSSTSVALTTGNDVITLASEGKKWYLCTKATHCATGNMKLAITVLPQVGSPAPEPAPAVSTAFGIRASMYLACITAAFGTLSMLMV from the exons ATGGCCTCTACTAGTCTCTTGGTTGCATTTGCCATTATTTCAGCAATTGTCGCTCCAGCTTTGGCAACAGACTTCGTGGTCGGAGATGAAAATGGCTGGACAACCAATTTCGATTACAAAACTTGGGCTGCCAGCAAGGAATTTCACGTCGGCGATAGACTCA TTTTCAAGTATACTTCCGGAGTCCATAATGTTCATAGGGCAGATTTAGCTTCATTCCAAGAATGTAAACAATCTTCAACAAGTGTTGCTCTCACCACCGGAAACGATGTGATTACTCTTGCAAGTGAAGGCAAAAAATGGTACTTATGCACCAAAGCTACTCATTGTGCTACTGGAAATATGAAGCTTGCGATAACGGTGTTACCTCAAGTAGGTTCTCCTGCACCAGAACCAGCACCTGCAGTATCTACAGCTTTTGGAATTAGAGCTTCTATGTACTTGGCATGTATCACCGCAGCATTTGGAACACTTTCGATGTTGATGGTTTAA
- the LOC141667431 gene encoding glyoxylate/hydroxypyruvate reductase HPR3-like: MTTPRQPTETQNSPSSNTRIISRPLVLNHRSPHFSYTITDWLQTRFQLLEPDDPDFPTLSQSVRALAVAGPSPLTAHTIRQLPSLELVVCSGAGVDHVDLAECKKRGVKVTNAGDAFSADVADYAVGLLIDVLRHVSASHRFVRAGLWPVKGGYPLASKVGGKRVGIVGLGSIGSEVAKRLEAFGCEIAYNSRKKRTQVSYTYYANVIDLATNSDALIVCCASTKETHHLINKDVMTALGKSGVVVNVGRGALIDEKELVKFLVRGEIGGAGLDVYENEPKVPEELLGLDNVVLSSHTAVCTPESMEALKGVVVGNLEAFFSNKPLLSQIVID, encoded by the exons ATGACAACTCCTCGACAACCCACAGAAACACAAAACTCCCCTTCATCAAACACTCGAATCATATCTCGTCCGTTGGTTTTAAATCACCGATCGCCCCATTTCAGTTACACCATAACCGATTGGCTCCAAACCCGTTTCCAACTACTTGAACCCGACGACCCGGATTTCCCCACCTTATCTCAGTCTGTGCGGGCCCTTGCAGTTGCGGGTCCCTCTCCGCTCACTGCACACACTATCCGGCAACTCCCGTCGCTTGAGCTAGTGGTTTGTAGTGGCGCTGGCGTTGACCACGTTGACCTTGCAGAGTGTAAGAAACGTGGCGTTAAAGTAACTAATGCTGGAGATGCTTTCTCCGCTGACGTGGCGGATTATGCTGTTGGTTTGTTGATTGATGTTTTACGACATGTTTCTGCTTCTCATCGTTTTGTTCGTGCAGGCTTGTGGCCTGTTAAGGGAGGTTATCCTCTCGCTTCTAAG GTAGGGGGTAAGCGTGTTGGAATTGTGGGACTGGGAAGTATTGGATCTGAGGTTGCTAAAAGGCTAGAAGCATTTGGCTGTGAGATTGCATACAATTCAAGGAAGAAGAGGACACAGGTTTCATATACTTACTACGCcaatgtcattgatcttgcaaCCAACAGTGATGCTCTCATTGTCTGTTGTGCATCAACCAAGGAAACCCACCACTTGATCAACAAAGACGTTATGACTGCTTTAGGAAAGAGTGGTGTTGTAGTCAATGTTGGTCGTGGAGCTCTCATTGACGAGAAGGAACTAGTCAAATTTCTGGTGCGAGGTGAGATTGGAGGAGCTGGTCTTGATGTGTATGAGAACGAACCTAAAGTGCCCGAAGAGCTGTTAGGATTAGACAATGTTGTTTTATCTTCTCACACAGCTGTTTGTACCCCAGAATCCATGGAAGCATTAAAAGGCGTAGTTGTTGGAAATTTGGAGGCCTTCTTTTCCAATAAGCCTCTGCTGTCTCAGATCGTGATTGATTGA
- the LOC141664768 gene encoding F-box/kelch-repeat protein At3g23880-like, giving the protein MDLLPEDVLTQILVKVPCSKSILRCTSVCKPWYSLIKSPVFIKLHLSCPNNTKYLFCDFKSPGTKSRYLSIHHDTESFDEHYRLLFPGDLRHGMFILACCNGLICYTKSHSGLIHLWNPTIRKLKVLPRYRNHGGSCFGFWFDRQVNDYFVAKISTEQASSVDVYSLRTNSWRTITKSVPARSVAAGRDLVYVNGKLHWPRKASSERWMICSLDIESGRLGETDIVSNKKVSDIYLTPIGECSFAVYGSKYVNDLLRCCMVQVYDQNVNKLYTIDLENHTLYDLQRVVGLRNNGEALFPRLDLDHLEIISCNAKTKDFRRFTGRLKPHLRTASEEVDGYPYNSRQLHHVRPFIETLALLNDEDAEDTSAPNYQLTSKRNCSSYVWLSFLRLFVLLNTIFLLYSFY; this is encoded by the coding sequence ATGGACTTGTTACCTGAAGATGTCTTAACGCAAATTCTTGTGAAAGTGCCATGTTCTAAGTCTATCCTGCGATGTACCTCTGTTTGTAAGCCATGGTATTCTCTAATAAAATCTCCTGTATTCATCAAACTTCATCTTTCTTGTCCAAATAATACTAAGTATCTCTTCTGTGACTTCAAGTCACCTGGTACTAAGTCCCGCTACCTATCAATACACCACGACACCGAATCATTTGATGAACATTACAGGTTGTTGTTTCCCGGTGATCTAAGACATGGAATGTTTATACTCGCGTGTTGTAATGGACTAATTTGCTATACAAAGTCCCACAGTGGTCTTATACATCTTTGGAACCCCACCATTCGAAAGCTAAAAGTCCTTCCAAGATATCGAAATCATGGTGGTTCGTGTTTCGGGTTTTGGTTTGACAGACAAGTGAATGATTACTTTGTTGCCAAAATCTCTACAGAGCAGGCCTCATCTGTTGATGTTTATAGTTTGAGGACTAATTCTTGGAGAACCATCACCAAAAGTGTTCCTGCTAGGTCTGTGGCTGCGGGTCGTGATTTAGTATATGTCAATGGAAAATTGCATTGGCCTAGAAAAGCAAGTAGTGAAAGATGGATGATATGTTCTTTGGATATTGAAAGTGGAAGGTTAGGAGAGACTGATATAGTATCTAATAAGAAGGTCTCAGATATCTACTTGACCCCTATTGGTGAATGCTCTTTTGCTGTTTACGGATCCAAATATGTAAATGACTTGCTGCGCTGTTGTATGGTGCAAGTATATGATCAGAATGTGAACAAGTTATATACAATTGATTTGGAAAACCATACTCTTTACGACCTTCAACGAGTGGTAGGTTTGAGAAACAACGGTGAAGCTCTTTTTCCCAGGCTCGATCTTGATCATTTAGAGATAATCTCCTGTAATGCGAAAACTAAAGATTTCAGGAGGTTCACTGGGAGGCTCAAACCCCATTTAAGGACAGCAAGTGAAGAAGTCGATGGCTATCCCTACAATAGCCGTCAACTCCACCATGTAAGACCATTTATTGAGACTCTGGCCCTGCTAAATGATGAAGATGCTGAGGATACATCAGCTCCAAATTATCAACTGACATCTAAAAGAAACTGTTCTAGTTATGTGTGGTTGAGTTTTCTGCGTCTTTTTGTATTGTTAAATACAATTTTCCTATTGTATAGCTTCTATTAA